A region of Pseudomonas sp. Marseille-Q3773 DNA encodes the following proteins:
- a CDS encoding Trm112 family protein — MDTKLLDILACPITKGPLKLSADKTELISKGAGLAYPIRDGIPVMLESEARTLTDDERLDK, encoded by the coding sequence ATGGACACCAAACTGCTCGATATCCTGGCCTGCCCGATCACCAAGGGCCCGCTCAAGCTCAGTGCCGACAAGACCGAGCTGATCAGCAAGGGTGCCGGCCTGGCCTACCCGATCCGCGACGGCATTCCGGTCATGCTGGAAAGCGAGGCACGCACTCTGACCGATGACGAGCGTCTGGACAAATGA
- a CDS encoding DNA internalization-related competence protein ComEC/Rec2, producing MRTGMFALALGLLCLGFLPVLPSVGWLVLLALGAGVCLLTRLWPLGCFLLGLCWACGSAQTALDDRLASGLDGRTLWLEGRVVGLPARTAQGVRFELQGPRSRRAELPQRLQLSWFDGPALRAGEQWRLAVTLQRPTGLLNPHGPDLEAQLLARRVGASGTVKAGQRLAPVVGGWRDTLRQRLLAVEAHGRQAALVALVLGDGSGLPRQDWQTLQATGTVHLLVISGQHIGLVAGMLYGFVAGLARCGLWPTRLPWLPWACGLGMGAALAYGWLAGAGVPVQRACLMLAVVLLWRLRFRHLGATLPLLLALVAVLLVEPLAALLPGFWLSFAAVATLVYCFSARLGGWRPWQAWTRAQWVIAIGLLPVLLATGLPVSLSAPLANLVAVPWVSLAVLPLALLGTLLLPLGGAGEALLWLAGGLLDGLFRLLALAAQQRPAWQPPALQLWAWLLVCLGTGLLLLPRGVPLRGLGGIMLLALWVPRATVPFGQVEIWQLDVGQGLAVLLRTRHHNLLYDAGPARGETDLGDRVVLPTLRKLGVDSLDLMLISHAHADHAGGAAAMQRGLPVQRTVGGEALEDVPLQPCSSGEQWAWDGVRFSLWRWADGKSSNDRSCVLLVEAQGERLLLAGDMEAAAEQAWLAATDTPRIDWLQAPHHGSRSSSSEAFIRATAPRGVLVSRGRNNSFGHPHAQVVERYRRHGVTMHDTAVEGALRLVLGRQGEVESVRAQRRFWRDSTQ from the coding sequence ATGCGCACAGGGATGTTTGCGCTCGCGCTCGGGCTGTTGTGCCTGGGCTTTTTACCGGTGTTGCCGTCGGTCGGGTGGCTGGTGCTGCTCGCGCTTGGCGCTGGCGTCTGCCTGTTGACCCGCCTGTGGCCGCTGGGCTGTTTCCTGCTGGGCCTGTGCTGGGCCTGTGGCTCCGCCCAGACGGCCCTGGATGATCGCCTGGCAAGCGGGCTGGATGGCCGTACCTTGTGGCTGGAGGGCCGCGTGGTCGGCCTGCCGGCGCGCACGGCGCAAGGGGTGCGCTTCGAGCTGCAGGGGCCCCGCTCGCGGCGCGCCGAGCTGCCGCAGCGCCTGCAATTGAGCTGGTTCGACGGGCCAGCGCTGCGCGCGGGCGAGCAATGGCGGCTGGCGGTGACCTTGCAGCGCCCGACCGGCCTGCTCAACCCGCATGGGCCGGACCTGGAGGCCCAGTTGCTGGCACGGCGGGTCGGGGCCAGCGGTACGGTCAAGGCCGGGCAACGGCTGGCACCGGTTGTCGGGGGCTGGCGTGACACTCTGCGCCAACGCCTGCTGGCGGTTGAGGCTCATGGCCGCCAGGCAGCGCTGGTAGCCCTGGTGCTCGGCGACGGCTCCGGCCTGCCCCGGCAGGACTGGCAGACGCTGCAGGCCACCGGCACGGTGCACCTGCTGGTGATTTCCGGCCAGCACATCGGGCTGGTCGCCGGTATGCTGTATGGCTTTGTCGCCGGGCTGGCGCGCTGCGGGCTGTGGCCGACCCGGCTGCCCTGGCTGCCTTGGGCGTGTGGCCTGGGCATGGGCGCGGCGCTGGCCTACGGCTGGCTGGCCGGTGCCGGCGTACCGGTGCAGCGGGCCTGCCTGATGCTGGCCGTGGTGCTGCTCTGGCGTTTGCGCTTTCGTCATCTTGGCGCGACCTTGCCCTTGCTGCTGGCGCTGGTGGCCGTGTTGCTGGTTGAACCGTTGGCCGCGCTGTTACCCGGTTTCTGGCTGTCGTTTGCGGCCGTGGCCACCTTGGTTTATTGCTTCAGCGCGCGGCTGGGCGGCTGGCGACCCTGGCAGGCCTGGACGCGCGCCCAATGGGTGATTGCCATTGGTTTGCTCCCGGTACTGCTGGCTACCGGCTTGCCGGTGAGCCTGAGTGCACCGTTGGCCAACCTTGTGGCAGTGCCGTGGGTCAGCCTGGCGGTGCTGCCGCTGGCGTTGCTGGGGACGCTGCTGCTGCCGCTGGGTGGGGCAGGGGAGGCACTGTTGTGGCTGGCGGGCGGCTTGCTGGACGGGCTGTTCCGGCTGCTGGCGCTGGCGGCGCAGCAGCGCCCCGCGTGGCAGCCGCCAGCTCTGCAGCTGTGGGCCTGGCTGCTGGTCTGCCTGGGCACTGGGCTGTTGCTGTTGCCCCGAGGTGTGCCGCTGCGTGGTCTGGGTGGGATCATGCTGCTGGCATTGTGGGTGCCGAGGGCGACAGTGCCGTTCGGGCAGGTCGAAATCTGGCAACTGGATGTCGGCCAGGGCCTGGCGGTGCTGTTGCGCACCCGGCACCACAACCTGCTGTACGACGCCGGTCCGGCCAGGGGCGAAACCGACCTGGGCGACCGGGTGGTGCTGCCTACCCTGCGTAAGCTCGGGGTGGATAGCCTTGATCTGATGTTGATCAGTCATGCCCACGCCGACCATGCCGGCGGCGCAGCGGCGATGCAACGTGGCTTGCCGGTGCAGCGGACGGTCGGTGGCGAAGCGCTCGAAGATGTCCCGTTGCAGCCTTGTAGCAGCGGCGAGCAATGGGCGTGGGATGGCGTGCGTTTTTCCCTGTGGCGCTGGGCTGACGGGAAGAGCAGCAACGACCGATCCTGCGTGTTGCTGGTCGAGGCGCAGGGCGAGCGCCTGTTGCTGGCGGGGGACATGGAAGCCGCTGCCGAGCAGGCCTGGTTGGCGGCCACCGACACACCCCGTATCGATTGGCTGCAGGCGCCGCACCATGGCAGCCGGAGTTCTTCCAGCGAGGCCTTCATCCGGGCCACGGCGCCGCGCGGGGTACTGGTTTCGCGAGGGCGTAACAACAGCTTCGGGCACCCGCATGCGCAGGTGGTCGAGCGTTATCGGCGGCATGGGGTGACGATGCATGACACAGCGGTGGAGGGGGCGTTGCGGTTGGTGTTGGGGCGTCAGGGGGAGGTTGAAAGTGTGCGGGCGCAGCGGCGGTTTTGGCGGGATTCGACACAGTAG
- a CDS encoding biopolymer transporter ExbD: MKFRRNRQRENVDINLASLIDVVFVLLLFFVVTTTFTRETQLRVELPEATSAEPTPAEQGKLVEITISADGVYSVNNHLLPKSDLATLSEAIERESGGDNKLPLAISADGKTPHQAVVTAMDAAGKLGFSQLRMTTVEAAPGTP, from the coding sequence GTGAAGTTCCGGCGCAATCGCCAGCGGGAGAACGTCGACATCAACCTGGCGTCGCTGATCGACGTGGTGTTCGTGCTGCTGCTGTTCTTCGTGGTCACCACTACCTTCACCCGCGAGACCCAGCTGCGCGTCGAGCTGCCCGAAGCTACCAGCGCCGAGCCGACGCCGGCCGAGCAGGGCAAGCTGGTGGAAATCACCATCAGCGCCGACGGCGTGTACTCGGTGAACAACCACCTGCTGCCCAAGAGCGACCTGGCCACCCTGAGCGAAGCGATCGAGCGTGAATCAGGCGGCGACAACAAACTGCCGCTGGCCATCAGCGCCGATGGCAAGACCCCGCACCAGGCTGTAGTCACCGCGATGGATGCCGCCGGCAAGCTCGGCTTCAGCCAGTTGCGCATGACCACGGTCGAGGCGGCCCCGGGCACGCCCTGA
- the kdsB gene encoding 3-deoxy-manno-octulosonate cytidylyltransferase, translating into MSLNFTVVIPARLRSTRLPGKPLLPIAGKPMVQHVWEQARKSSAGRVVIATDDASIVEACQAFGAEVLLTRADHESGTDRLAEVAARLGLPADAIVVNVQGDEPLIPPVIIDQVAANLAAHPQAGIATLAEPIHEPETVFNPNAVKVVSDKHGLALTFSRAPLPWARDAFASDRNQLPASVPYRRHIGMYAYRVGFLQDFVSWGPCWLEQAESLEQLRALWHGVRIHVEDAIEAPAVGVDTPEDLERVRRLLEA; encoded by the coding sequence ATGAGCCTGAACTTCACCGTGGTGATTCCTGCCCGCCTGCGCTCCACGCGCCTGCCGGGCAAGCCGTTGCTGCCGATCGCCGGCAAGCCGATGGTCCAGCATGTGTGGGAACAGGCGCGCAAGAGCAGCGCCGGCCGTGTGGTCATTGCCACTGACGATGCCAGCATCGTCGAGGCCTGCCAGGCCTTTGGCGCAGAGGTGCTGCTGACCCGTGCCGACCACGAATCGGGTACCGACCGCCTGGCCGAGGTGGCCGCGCGCCTGGGCCTGCCGGCCGATGCCATCGTGGTCAACGTGCAGGGCGACGAGCCGCTGATCCCGCCGGTAATCATCGATCAGGTGGCAGCCAACCTGGCCGCGCACCCGCAGGCTGGCATCGCTACCCTGGCCGAGCCGATCCATGAGCCGGAAACCGTGTTCAACCCCAATGCGGTCAAGGTGGTCAGTGACAAGCATGGCCTGGCCCTGACCTTCAGCCGCGCACCGCTGCCCTGGGCGCGTGATGCGTTCGCCAGCGACCGTAACCAGCTGCCGGCGAGCGTGCCATACCGCCGCCACATCGGCATGTACGCCTACCGTGTCGGTTTCCTGCAGGACTTCGTCAGCTGGGGGCCATGCTGGCTCGAGCAGGCTGAATCACTGGAGCAGCTGCGGGCCCTTTGGCACGGCGTGCGCATTCATGTCGAGGACGCCATCGAGGCGCCTGCCGTGGGCGTGGATACCCCGGAAGATCTGGAGCGCGTACGGCGCTTGCTGGAGGCCTGA
- the murB gene encoding UDP-N-acetylmuramate dehydrogenase has protein sequence MTLQWQEQVSLKPYNTFGIDVKARYFSPAHDDQEVRQALSQAQQHGLPLLVIGGGSNLLLTKDIDAWVLHMASRGRRVLSDDGERIVVEAEAGEPWHPFVQWTLAQGYCGLENLSLIPGTVGAAPMQNVGAYGVEIKDVFVGLTALDRETGALRDFGLAECAFGYRDSLFKRNPGRWLVLRVRFALSRTLHARLDYGPVRQRLAEQGVAEPTAQAISEAICSIRREKLPDPAELGNAGSFFKNPVVAAAQVERIRAQYPGVVAYPQADGQVKLAAGWLIEQAGWKGYREGDAGVHRLQSLVLVNHGQASGAQMHALARRIQADILERFGVELEMEPNLY, from the coding sequence ATGACACTGCAGTGGCAGGAGCAGGTATCGCTCAAGCCTTACAACACTTTTGGCATCGACGTGAAGGCGCGCTATTTCAGCCCGGCACATGACGACCAGGAAGTGCGCCAGGCATTGAGCCAGGCGCAGCAGCACGGCTTGCCGCTGCTGGTGATTGGTGGCGGCAGCAATCTGTTGCTGACCAAGGATATCGACGCCTGGGTATTGCACATGGCCAGTCGTGGCCGGCGCGTGCTCAGTGACGATGGCGAACGCATCGTGGTCGAGGCCGAGGCCGGTGAGCCCTGGCACCCATTCGTGCAATGGACCCTGGCGCAGGGCTATTGCGGGCTGGAGAACCTCAGCCTGATCCCTGGCACGGTTGGCGCCGCGCCGATGCAGAACGTCGGCGCCTACGGAGTGGAAATCAAGGATGTGTTTGTCGGCCTGACCGCCCTGGACCGCGAGACCGGCGCGCTGCGTGACTTCGGTCTGGCGGAATGTGCGTTCGGGTATCGTGACAGCCTGTTCAAGCGCAACCCTGGGCGCTGGCTGGTCCTGCGTGTGCGTTTTGCCTTGAGCCGCACCTTGCACGCCCGCCTGGACTACGGCCCGGTGCGTCAGCGCCTGGCCGAGCAGGGCGTGGCCGAGCCGACCGCGCAGGCGATCAGCGAGGCGATCTGCAGCATTCGCCGCGAGAAACTGCCAGACCCGGCAGAGCTGGGCAATGCCGGGAGCTTCTTCAAGAACCCGGTGGTAGCGGCGGCGCAGGTGGAACGTATTCGTGCCCAGTACCCCGGTGTGGTGGCTTATCCCCAGGCCGACGGGCAGGTCAAGCTGGCAGCCGGCTGGCTGATCGAGCAGGCCGGCTGGAAGGGCTATCGCGAGGGCGATGCCGGGGTGCATCGCCTGCAGTCGCTGGTGCTGGTCAACCATGGCCAGGCGAGCGGGGCGCAGATGCATGCGCTGGCGCGGCGGATCCAGGCCGATATCCTGGAGCGCTTCGGCGTCGAGCTGGAGATGGAGCCAAACCTCTACTGA
- a CDS encoding low molecular weight protein-tyrosine-phosphatase yields the protein MRVLFVCLGNICRSPTAEAVLRHQLQAAGLADKVQVASAGTAEWHVGKAPDSRTCKAALARGYDLSQQRAQQVKAAHFAEYDLILAMDESNLSHLRALRPHTATGELDLFLRRYGAALDEVPDPYYGGADGFEQVLDLVEAACQALVLEIKGRL from the coding sequence ATGCGCGTTCTGTTCGTCTGCCTGGGCAACATCTGCCGTTCGCCCACGGCCGAAGCCGTGCTGCGCCATCAATTGCAGGCTGCCGGGCTTGCCGACAAGGTGCAGGTGGCTTCCGCCGGCACGGCTGAGTGGCATGTCGGCAAGGCACCCGACAGCCGTACCTGCAAGGCGGCGCTCGCGCGCGGTTATGACCTGTCGCAGCAGCGCGCCCAGCAAGTCAAGGCAGCGCATTTTGCCGAGTATGACCTGATCCTGGCCATGGACGAGAGCAACCTCAGCCATCTGCGCGCCCTGCGCCCGCACACGGCAACAGGCGAGCTTGACCTGTTCCTGCGCCGCTATGGCGCTGCGCTGGATGAAGTGCCTGACCCGTACTATGGCGGCGCCGACGGTTTCGAGCAGGTGCTCGACCTGGTCGAGGCGGCGTGCCAGGCGCTGGTGCTGGAAATCAAGGGGCGGCTATGA
- a CDS encoding DUF2062 domain-containing protein → MPRRLFKRYMPDPTSIREHKSLRFFGKLLHDPNLWHLNRHSVARAMGVGLFAALIPIPMQMLLAAALAIPVRGNLPIAVSLVWLTNPLTMPPVFFVTYMTGAWLMQVPPRTLPDELTFAWITDQLATLWQPFLLGSVVCGVVLGIAAYFTTLLYWRWWIGRQWRRRKLRCSGTHAAAADQQANAQQVEQCSGDQHEANRRANADVRHP, encoded by the coding sequence ATGCCGCGCCGACTGTTCAAACGCTACATGCCGGATCCGACCAGCATTCGCGAACACAAGTCCTTACGCTTTTTTGGCAAGCTGCTGCACGACCCGAACCTCTGGCACCTGAACCGGCACTCGGTGGCGCGGGCCATGGGGGTGGGCCTGTTCGCGGCACTTATTCCCATCCCCATGCAGATGCTGCTGGCAGCCGCGCTGGCGATTCCGGTACGTGGCAACCTGCCGATCGCTGTGAGCCTGGTCTGGCTGACCAACCCCCTGACCATGCCACCGGTGTTCTTCGTCACCTACATGACCGGCGCCTGGCTGATGCAGGTCCCGCCACGCACCCTGCCTGACGAGCTGACCTTCGCCTGGATCACCGACCAGCTGGCCACCTTGTGGCAGCCATTCCTGCTGGGTTCGGTGGTGTGCGGGGTGGTGCTCGGCATCGCCGCCTACTTCACCACCCTGCTGTACTGGCGCTGGTGGATTGGCCGGCAGTGGCGCCGGCGCAAGCTCAGGTGTTCAGGCACGCATGCCGCGGCCGCTGACCAGCAGGCGAACGCACAGCAGGTAGAGCAGTGCAGTGGCGACCAGCATGAAGCTAATCGCCGTGCCAATGCTGATGTCCGACACCCCTAG
- the lpxK gene encoding tetraacyldisaccharide 4'-kinase, translating to MAFTDRLLAAWYAGHPALALLRPLEALYRCVVTRKRARFVRGESTSYRAPVPVIVVGNITVGGTGKTPMILWLIEHCRQQGLKVGVVSRGYGAKPPQLPWRVQADQLAGQAGDEPLLIVQRSGVPLMIDPDRARAVQALLASEPLDLILCDDGMQHYRLARDLELVLIDAARGLGNGRCLPAGPLREPAERLRDADAVLFNGSSEDRADGFGFCLQPSALVNLRTGERRGLDHFPAGQRLHAVAGIGNPQRFFNTLLGLNWQPVPHPFADHARFSAESLAFAPPLPLVMTEKDAVKCRAFAADDWWYLAVEAQPTAAFSTWFDNQLQRLLR from the coding sequence ATGGCCTTCACCGACCGCTTGCTCGCGGCCTGGTACGCCGGGCACCCGGCCCTGGCGCTGCTACGTCCGCTGGAGGCGCTGTACCGCTGCGTGGTCACCCGCAAGCGGGCGCGTTTCGTGCGTGGCGAAAGCACCAGCTACCGAGCCCCGGTACCGGTCATCGTGGTCGGCAACATCACCGTGGGCGGTACCGGCAAGACGCCGATGATCCTCTGGCTGATCGAGCACTGCCGCCAGCAGGGGCTCAAGGTCGGCGTGGTCAGCCGTGGCTATGGCGCCAAGCCGCCGCAGCTGCCATGGCGCGTGCAGGCCGACCAGCTTGCCGGGCAGGCCGGCGATGAACCGCTGCTGATCGTGCAGCGCAGCGGCGTGCCGCTGATGATCGACCCCGACCGCGCCCGAGCGGTACAGGCCTTGCTGGCCAGCGAGCCCCTCGACCTGATCCTGTGTGACGACGGCATGCAGCACTACCGCCTGGCCCGCGACCTCGAACTGGTGCTGATCGACGCCGCCCGTGGCCTGGGCAATGGCCGCTGCCTGCCGGCGGGGCCGTTGCGCGAGCCGGCCGAGCGCCTGCGTGACGCTGATGCGGTGCTGTTCAACGGTAGCAGCGAAGACCGCGCCGATGGCTTTGGCTTCTGCCTGCAACCGTCCGCCCTGGTCAACTTGCGCACTGGCGAACGCCGCGGGCTCGACCATTTCCCCGCAGGCCAGCGCCTGCATGCGGTGGCCGGCATCGGCAACCCGCAACGTTTCTTCAATACCCTGCTGGGGCTAAACTGGCAGCCGGTGCCGCATCCCTTTGCCGACCATGCGCGGTTCAGTGCCGAAAGCCTCGCCTTCGCCCCGCCGTTGCCACTGGTCATGACCGAGAAGGACGCGGTGAAATGCCGGGCCTTCGCTGCCGACGACTGGTGGTACCTGGCCGTCGAGGCACAGCCTACGGCGGCTTTCAGCACCTGGTTCGACAATCAGCTGCAACGCTTGCTGCGCTAG
- a CDS encoding ABC transporter permease: MSVELRTNWVALNTIVYREVRRFLRIWPQTLLPPAITMVLYFVIFGNLIGRQIGDMGGFSYMEYIVPGLIMMSVITNSYGNVVSSFFGSKFQRSIEELMVSPVSPHTILVGYVLGGVLRGLAVGVIVTFLSLFFTHLQVHHLGVTVVVVLLTATIFSLLGFVNAVFARNFDDISIIPTFVLTPLTYLGGVFYSINLLPPFWQTVSLANPVLHMVNSFRYGILGVSDISIGTAISFMLVATALLYLLCVRLLVSGRGMRA; the protein is encoded by the coding sequence ATGAGTGTGGAGCTGCGCACCAACTGGGTCGCCCTGAATACCATCGTCTACCGCGAAGTGCGGCGCTTCCTGCGCATCTGGCCGCAGACCTTGCTGCCGCCAGCGATCACCATGGTCCTGTACTTCGTCATCTTCGGTAACCTGATCGGCCGGCAGATTGGCGACATGGGTGGCTTCAGCTACATGGAGTACATCGTGCCGGGGCTGATCATGATGTCGGTGATCACCAACTCCTACGGTAACGTGGTGTCGAGTTTTTTCGGCAGCAAGTTCCAGCGCTCGATCGAGGAACTGATGGTGTCGCCGGTATCACCGCACACCATCCTTGTCGGCTACGTGCTGGGCGGTGTGCTGCGGGGCCTGGCGGTAGGGGTGATCGTGACCTTCCTGTCGCTGTTCTTCACCCACCTGCAAGTGCACCACCTGGGCGTGACCGTGGTCGTGGTGCTGCTGACCGCTACCATCTTCTCCTTGCTGGGCTTCGTCAACGCGGTGTTCGCGCGCAACTTCGACGATATCTCGATCATCCCCACCTTCGTGCTGACGCCGCTGACCTACCTGGGCGGGGTGTTCTATTCGATCAACCTGCTGCCGCCGTTCTGGCAGACCGTGTCGCTGGCCAACCCGGTGCTGCACATGGTCAACTCGTTCCGCTACGGCATCCTAGGGGTGTCGGACATCAGCATTGGCACGGCGATTAGCTTCATGCTGGTCGCCACTGCACTGCTCTACCTGCTGTGCGTTCGCCTGCTGGTCAGCGGCCGCGGCATGCGTGCCTGA
- a CDS encoding MotA/TolQ/ExbB proton channel family protein: MWELVKSGGWMMLPIILSSIAAMAIVVERLWTLRASRVTPPHLLGQVWMWIKDKQLTSDKLKALRADSPLGEILAAGLANSRHGREIMKECIEEAASRVIHELERYISTLGTIAAMAPLLGLLGTVLGMIDIFSAFIGSQMTANAAVLAGGISKALVTTAAGLMVGIPAVFFHRFLLRRIDELVVGMEQEAIKLVEVLQGDREVEVAGGKA, translated from the coding sequence GTGTGGGAATTGGTCAAGTCCGGTGGTTGGATGATGCTGCCGATCATTCTGAGCTCCATCGCCGCCATGGCTATCGTCGTCGAGCGCCTGTGGACCCTGCGCGCCAGTCGCGTCACCCCGCCGCACCTGCTGGGCCAGGTCTGGATGTGGATCAAGGACAAGCAGCTGACCAGTGACAAGCTCAAGGCCCTGCGCGCCGATTCGCCATTGGGCGAAATCCTTGCCGCCGGCCTGGCCAACTCGCGCCATGGCCGCGAAATCATGAAGGAATGCATCGAGGAAGCCGCCTCGCGCGTCATCCACGAGCTGGAGCGCTACATCAGCACCCTCGGCACCATTGCCGCCATGGCCCCGCTGCTGGGCCTGCTGGGCACCGTGCTGGGCATGATCGACATCTTCAGCGCCTTTATCGGCTCGCAGATGACCGCCAACGCGGCAGTGCTGGCGGGCGGTATCTCCAAGGCCCTGGTTACCACCGCAGCCGGCCTGATGGTCGGTATCCCGGCGGTGTTCTTCCACCGCTTCCTGCTGCGCCGCATCGATGAGCTGGTGGTGGGCATGGAACAGGAAGCGATCAAGCTGGTGGAAGTGCTGCAGGGCGACCGTGAAGTGGAAGTGGCCGGAGGCAAGGCGTGA